From Bombus huntii isolate Logan2020A chromosome 4, iyBomHunt1.1, whole genome shotgun sequence, one genomic window encodes:
- the LOC126864617 gene encoding uncharacterized protein LOC126864617 yields the protein MRFVLILLSLVLGLCDAARRTTAAASSETTLRERHIEHSRQQRQDLENAWDLVDLQKMDNGANVWNKNPSTNITESHDSETVNTRQLYPSLPNPGDTNELPGPITSNPIPVITPPPGCYAPRGQFPSPKSCSNYLNCWDDTVTEQSCPDGLLFNDITLVCDYDYNVNCGNRPMPTPRPSLTSGTKLCPEPNGRYRSATNCSEFYVCVYKKPIKFGCPHDLVYNDILGVCDYPYNVDCKGAATPPLPSKPTSPQTQPPSSPSQPPTLPQQPPTWPSPPSYIPSPQPAQPPSYAPSQPSQPPQPPQPAQPSQPGQLPSYGPPQSYPGNPWLSRIQPDSWNERSVVTQSDVDKEQQQQQELSSTQQQASEQLQNPWNMVHDIPHSLSMVPCKDGDVHRLNAACTSVVLCRNGRPHLQQCLLGYSYDRPSDSCKPISIAKC from the exons ATGAGGTTCGTCTTGATATTGTTGTCCCTTGTGCTGGGTCTCTGCGACGCCGCCAGGAGAACAACCGCTGCGGCATCCTCCGAGACCACGTTACGTGAAAGACACATCGAACACTCTCGACAGCAACGTCAAG ATTTAGAAAACGCATGGGATCTCGTGGATTTACAAAAGATGGACAACGGTGCAAACGTTTGGAACAAGAATCCTTCTACGAATATCACAGAATCGCACGATTCGGAAACTGTGAATACGAGGCAACTTTATCCGAGTCTTCCTAATCCTGGAGACACGAACGAGTTACCAGGACCCATAACTAGTAACCCGATACCGGTAATAACTCCGCCGCCTGGATGTTACGCTCCTCGGGGACAGTTTCCAAGCCCGAAGAGTTGCtccaattatttaaattgttgGGACGACACGGTTACCGAACAATCCTGTCCCGATGGATTACTCTTCAACGATATTACCCTAGTTTGTGACTACGATTATAACGTGAATTGCGGCAATCGCCCCATGCCCACGCCAA GACCGTCTCTGACCAGTGGAACGAAACTCTGTCCAGAACCAAATGGTCGTTATAGAAGTGCGACGAACTGCTCGGAATTCTACGTGTGTGTTTACAAGAAGCCCATTAAATTCGGTTGCCCTCACGATTTGGTCTATAATGAC ATATTGGGCGTCTGTGACTACCCGTACAACGTCGACTGCAAAGGCGCAGCAACTCCTCCGCTGCCATCTAAACCGACCTCGCCACAAACCCAGCCGCCATCTTCACCATCGCAACCACCTACTTTACCGCAACAGCCACCAACATGGCCATCGCCACCATCCTATATTCCTTCGCCACAACCAGCGCAACCACCGTCTTACGCACCATCTCAACCATCTCAACCGCCTCAACCACCTCAACCAGCTCAACCTTCTCAACCAGGTCAATTACCGTCCTATGGACCGCCGCAATCTTATCCTGGAAATCCTTGGCTGAGCAGAATTCAACCTGATTCCTGGAACGAACGATCTGTAGTTACGCAATCGGATGTCGATAAagagcaacaacaacaacaagaACTGTCTAGTACGCAACAACAGGCATCGGAGCAATTGCAAAACCCATGGAACATGGTGCATGATATTCCTCACAGTCTCAGTATGGTTCCGTGCAAAGACGGGGATGTGCACAGATTGAACGCTGCATGCACGAGCGTGGTGCTTTGCAGAAACGGACGACCCCATTTGCAACAATGTTTGTTGGGATACTCGTACGATAGGCCGTCAGATTCTTGTAAACCAATTTCTATCGCCAAATG CTAA